The following proteins are co-located in the Carassius auratus strain Wakin chromosome 7, ASM336829v1, whole genome shotgun sequence genome:
- the LOC113105540 gene encoding sodium- and chloride-dependent glycine transporter 2-like isoform X3 gives MVGYAVGLGNVWRFPYLAFQNGGGAFLIPYLIMLCLAGIPIFLLEVSLGQFASQGPVSVWKAIPALQGCGIAMLIISVLIAIYYNIIMCWTLYYLFASLKETLPWATCKNEWNTVECKDKDMLLLDSCILRDRNITSVKNTTFCLSANAVGNLSKLLNATVDNKTYVSPSEEYFKYNVLHISKGIEYPGDIRWALAACLFLAWLIVYASLAKGIKSSGKVVYFTATFPYVVLVILLIRGVTLPGAGSGILYFITPKWEKLNDAKVWKDAATQIFFSLSAAWGGLITLSSYNKFHNNCYRDTLIVTCTNSATSIFAGFVIFSVIGFMAHELKVPIESVADEGPGIAFVVYPEALTRLPLSPFWAIIFFLMLLTLGLDTMFATIETIVTSVSDEFPKYLRKHKPLFTLVCCLCFFVLGFPMINESGMYMLQLVDTFAASYSLIIIAIFELIGISYIYGLQRFCEDIEMMIGFQPNKFWRICWAFVTPTILTFILALSLYQWKVMTYEDYTYPTWSMVLGWLMVICSVIWIPIMFVIKMHIAPGSLIERLKLVCSPQPDWGPFLMKHRGERYKNMIDPLGTNSLGLKLPPKDFQLSSQYK, from the exons ATGGTGGGATATGCCGTGGGTTTGGGAAATGTGTGGAGATTCCCATATCTTGCTTTCCAGAATGGTGGAG GTGCGTTTTTGATACCTTACCTAATTATGTTATGCCTCGCCGGAATACCTATATTTTTGTTGGAGGTGTCTTTGGGTCAGTTCGCCAGCCAAGGCCCGGTGTCAGTGTGGAAAGCGATCCCAGCTCTACAAG GTTGCGGGATTGCCATGTTGATAATATCTGTCTTGATAGCCatatactataatattattatgTGCTGGACATTGTACTACCTGTTCGCTTCGTTGAAGGAGACACTGCCATGGGCCACCTGTAAAAATGAATGGAACACCGTCGAGTGCAAAGACAAAGACATGCTGCTTTTGG ACTCCTGTATACTAAGGGACAGAAACATCACATCAGTCAAGAACACCACATTCTGTTTATCTGCAAATGCTGTCGGAAATTTAAGTAAACTGTTAAATGCCACAGTGGACAATAAAACCTATGTCAGCCCTAGTGAGGAGTATTTCAA GTATAATGTGTTGCATATTTCCAAGGGTATTGAATACCCAGGTGACATCCGTTGGGCCTTGGCTGCTTGTCTTTTTCTGGCCTGGCTTATTGTTTATGCCTCTTTGGCTAAAGGGATCAAGTCCTCAGGGAAG GTGGTGTATTTCACTGCGACGTTCCCCTATGTGGTGTTGGTCATCCTGTTGATCCGAGGGGTCACTCTTCCAGGAGCCGGTTCTGGGATCCTTTACTTCATAACACCCAAATGGGAAAAACTCAATGATGCCAag GTGTGGAAGGATGCTGCTACGCAGATTTTCTTCTCTCTGTCTGCAGCGTGGGGTGGTCTTATAACCCTCTCGTCCTACAATAAGTTCCATAACAACTGTTACAG GGATACTCTCATTGTGACGTGTACTAACAGTGCCACAAGTATATTTGctggttttgtcattttttcagtTATTGGCTTCATGGCTCATGAGCTCAAAGTCCCAATTGAGAGTGTGGCAGATGAAG GTCCGGGAATTGCTTTTGTGGTCTATCCAGAGGCCCTGACTAGGTTGCCCTTGTCACCATTCTGGGCCATCATCTTCTTCCTCATGCTGCTTACACTTGGTCTGGATACTATG tTTGCCACCATAGAAACTATAGTGACGTCTGTTTCTGATGAGTTCCCCAAGTACCTGCGCAAACACAAGCCTCTGTTCACTTTGGTTTGCTGTTTATGCTTTTTTGTGCTGGGTTTCCCCATGATCAATGAG AGTGGAATGTATATGCTTCAGCTGGTAGACACTTTTGCAGCCTCTTATTCTCTGATCATCATTGCCATATTTGAACTGATTGGAATCTCGTACATTTATG GACTACAGCGGTTCTGTGAGGACATTGAGATGATGATTGGGTTCCAGCCAAACAAGTTTTGGAGAATTTGCTGGGCCTTTGTCACACCAACCATTCTCACA TTTATCTTGGCACTAAGTCTGTATCAGTGGAAGGTGATGACATATGAGGATTACACTTATCCGACCTGGTCTATGGTTCTCGGCTGGCTCATGGTCATCTGTTCTGTCATATGGATTCCAATCATGTTTGTTATTAAGATGCACATTGCACCTGGATCGTTAATTGAG CGTCTGAAGTTGGTGTGCTCTCCTCAACCCGACTGGGGTCCGTTCCTGATGAAACACCGCGGGGAACGCTACAAGAACATGATCGACCCTCTGGGCACCAACTCCCTCGGCCTCAAACTTCCCCCCAAAGATTTCCAGCTATCATCCCAATATAAATAA
- the LOC113105271 gene encoding uncharacterized protein LOC113105271 yields the protein MTRLLYFICLVLKQCVYAVFVLRVSQPESAVRVQPGHSTTLPCFTPDDGHFKVFWFKIQNSSAPVFVALAESDKTAIIIGDKFQDPTKYTLGWNKLSFSLSVLNMEQTDIAVYYCGIIIYREMYFGNGTRLMFEEHFNGTEKNEEKEDDCRNQFVFVWPTLITIIVMSILLNIILFYILKKHRAGISQTNGSQNSKTEEMNYVALTFAHNQKKIKQRPKKDQEPQVTYGAVKHQEN from the exons ATGACTAGATTATTATACTTCATATGTCTTGTCCTTAAACAGT GTGTGTATGCTGTGTTTGTACTGCGCGTGTCTCAACCAGAGTCAGCAGTGAGAGTTCAGCCTGGACACTCTACAACTCTTCCGTGCTTCACACCAGATGATGGACACTTTAAAGTGTTCTGGttcaaaatacaaaacagttctgCTCCAGTTTTTGTGGCTTTGGCTGAATCAGACAAAACTGCCATAATAATTGGAGACAAATTTCAGGATCCCACAAAGTATACATTAGGATGGAACAAGCTCAGCTTCAGTCTCTCAGTACTGAACATGGAGCAAACAGACATCGCCGTGTACTACTGTGGGATTATTATTTATCGAGAGATGTATTTTGGAAATGGAACAAGACTGATGTTTGAAGAGCATTTTAACG GGACAGAAAAAAATGAGGAAAAGGAAGATGACTGTA GGAATCAGTTTGTCTTTGTTTGGCCAACACTGATAACAATCATTGTGATGTCCATACTTCTCAACATCATTCTGTTCTACATCTTAAAGAAACATAGAGCAG GCATTTCACAAACTAACGGCAGTCAAAAT tcaaaaaCGGAGGAGATGAACTATGTAGCATTAACATTTGCTCACAATCAGAAGAAAATTAAACAGAGACCGAAAAAAGATCAAGAGCCCCAGGTAACATATGGAGCTGTGAAACATCAAGAGAATTAA
- the LOC113105540 gene encoding sodium- and chloride-dependent glycine transporter 2-like isoform X1 → MDFSEHGEMLRQPSNSIPPQPSGGAVGATTTNKPENGNPVPQPPPVNERKTFCPSENKPCEMEANKAYGTFKNAAPGPPFAPVNSAVRKDSVGKMDGSTGKATSDFMSNNQSAVRTAAEHNNATGDWTTMSQTTIILGTDGNTSVLPGTVTGDDDDDGGDENKARGNWSNKLDFILSMVGYAVGLGNVWRFPYLAFQNGGGAFLIPYLIMLCLAGIPIFLLEVSLGQFASQGPVSVWKAIPALQGCGIAMLIISVLIAIYYNIIMCWTLYYLFASLKETLPWATCKNEWNTVECKDKDMLLLDSCILRDRNITSVKNTTFCLSANAVGNLSKLLNATVDNKTYVSPSEEYFKYNVLHISKGIEYPGDIRWALAACLFLAWLIVYASLAKGIKSSGKVVYFTATFPYVVLVILLIRGVTLPGAGSGILYFITPKWEKLNDAKVWKDAATQIFFSLSAAWGGLITLSSYNKFHNNCYRDTLIVTCTNSATSIFAGFVIFSVIGFMAHELKVPIESVADEGPGIAFVVYPEALTRLPLSPFWAIIFFLMLLTLGLDTMFATIETIVTSVSDEFPKYLRKHKPLFTLVCCLCFFVLGFPMINESGMYMLQLVDTFAASYSLIIIAIFELIGISYIYGLQRFCEDIEMMIGFQPNKFWRICWAFVTPTILTFILALSLYQWKVMTYEDYTYPTWSMVLGWLMVICSVIWIPIMFVIKMHIAPGSLIERLKLVCSPQPDWGPFLMKHRGERYKNMIDPLGTNSLGLKLPPKDFQLSSQYK, encoded by the exons ATG GATTTTTCTGAGCACGGGGAAATGTTGAGACAACCGTCAAACAGTATCCCGCCCCAGCCGTCTGGGGGAGCGGTTGGAGCTACAACTACTAACAAACCGGAGAACGGGAACCCGGTGCCCCAACCGCCGCCTGTAAACGAACGGAAAACTTTTTGTCCATCGGAAAATAAACCGTGCGAAATGGAAGCCAATAAAGCATACGGGACGTTTAAGAACGCCGCTCCTGGACCCCCGTTTGCTCCCGTTAATTCTGCCGTGCGCAAGGATTCCGTCGGTAAAATGGATGGTTCGACCGGTAAAGCCACGTCGGACTTCATGTCTAACAACCAAAGTGCTGTAAGGACCGCGGCGGAGCATAACAACGCCACCGGTGACTGGACCACCATGAGCCAGACCACCATCATCCTGGGTACAGATGGCAATACATCTGTTCTGCCTGGCACGGTGACCGGG gatgatgatgatgatggaggaGATGAGAATAAGGCCCGGGGGAACTGGTCCAACAAACTGGATTTTATTCTGTCCATGGTGGGATATGCCGTGGGTTTGGGAAATGTGTGGAGATTCCCATATCTTGCTTTCCAGAATGGTGGAG GTGCGTTTTTGATACCTTACCTAATTATGTTATGCCTCGCCGGAATACCTATATTTTTGTTGGAGGTGTCTTTGGGTCAGTTCGCCAGCCAAGGCCCGGTGTCAGTGTGGAAAGCGATCCCAGCTCTACAAG GTTGCGGGATTGCCATGTTGATAATATCTGTCTTGATAGCCatatactataatattattatgTGCTGGACATTGTACTACCTGTTCGCTTCGTTGAAGGAGACACTGCCATGGGCCACCTGTAAAAATGAATGGAACACCGTCGAGTGCAAAGACAAAGACATGCTGCTTTTGG ACTCCTGTATACTAAGGGACAGAAACATCACATCAGTCAAGAACACCACATTCTGTTTATCTGCAAATGCTGTCGGAAATTTAAGTAAACTGTTAAATGCCACAGTGGACAATAAAACCTATGTCAGCCCTAGTGAGGAGTATTTCAA GTATAATGTGTTGCATATTTCCAAGGGTATTGAATACCCAGGTGACATCCGTTGGGCCTTGGCTGCTTGTCTTTTTCTGGCCTGGCTTATTGTTTATGCCTCTTTGGCTAAAGGGATCAAGTCCTCAGGGAAG GTGGTGTATTTCACTGCGACGTTCCCCTATGTGGTGTTGGTCATCCTGTTGATCCGAGGGGTCACTCTTCCAGGAGCCGGTTCTGGGATCCTTTACTTCATAACACCCAAATGGGAAAAACTCAATGATGCCAag GTGTGGAAGGATGCTGCTACGCAGATTTTCTTCTCTCTGTCTGCAGCGTGGGGTGGTCTTATAACCCTCTCGTCCTACAATAAGTTCCATAACAACTGTTACAG GGATACTCTCATTGTGACGTGTACTAACAGTGCCACAAGTATATTTGctggttttgtcattttttcagtTATTGGCTTCATGGCTCATGAGCTCAAAGTCCCAATTGAGAGTGTGGCAGATGAAG GTCCGGGAATTGCTTTTGTGGTCTATCCAGAGGCCCTGACTAGGTTGCCCTTGTCACCATTCTGGGCCATCATCTTCTTCCTCATGCTGCTTACACTTGGTCTGGATACTATG tTTGCCACCATAGAAACTATAGTGACGTCTGTTTCTGATGAGTTCCCCAAGTACCTGCGCAAACACAAGCCTCTGTTCACTTTGGTTTGCTGTTTATGCTTTTTTGTGCTGGGTTTCCCCATGATCAATGAG AGTGGAATGTATATGCTTCAGCTGGTAGACACTTTTGCAGCCTCTTATTCTCTGATCATCATTGCCATATTTGAACTGATTGGAATCTCGTACATTTATG GACTACAGCGGTTCTGTGAGGACATTGAGATGATGATTGGGTTCCAGCCAAACAAGTTTTGGAGAATTTGCTGGGCCTTTGTCACACCAACCATTCTCACA TTTATCTTGGCACTAAGTCTGTATCAGTGGAAGGTGATGACATATGAGGATTACACTTATCCGACCTGGTCTATGGTTCTCGGCTGGCTCATGGTCATCTGTTCTGTCATATGGATTCCAATCATGTTTGTTATTAAGATGCACATTGCACCTGGATCGTTAATTGAG CGTCTGAAGTTGGTGTGCTCTCCTCAACCCGACTGGGGTCCGTTCCTGATGAAACACCGCGGGGAACGCTACAAGAACATGATCGACCCTCTGGGCACCAACTCCCTCGGCCTCAAACTTCCCCCCAAAGATTTCCAGCTATCATCCCAATATAAATAA
- the LOC113105540 gene encoding sodium- and chloride-dependent glycine transporter 2-like isoform X2: protein MLRQPSNSIPPQPSGGAVGATTTNKPENGNPVPQPPPVNERKTFCPSENKPCEMEANKAYGTFKNAAPGPPFAPVNSAVRKDSVGKMDGSTGKATSDFMSNNQSAVRTAAEHNNATGDWTTMSQTTIILGTDGNTSVLPGTVTGDDDDDGGDENKARGNWSNKLDFILSMVGYAVGLGNVWRFPYLAFQNGGGAFLIPYLIMLCLAGIPIFLLEVSLGQFASQGPVSVWKAIPALQGCGIAMLIISVLIAIYYNIIMCWTLYYLFASLKETLPWATCKNEWNTVECKDKDMLLLDSCILRDRNITSVKNTTFCLSANAVGNLSKLLNATVDNKTYVSPSEEYFKYNVLHISKGIEYPGDIRWALAACLFLAWLIVYASLAKGIKSSGKVVYFTATFPYVVLVILLIRGVTLPGAGSGILYFITPKWEKLNDAKVWKDAATQIFFSLSAAWGGLITLSSYNKFHNNCYRDTLIVTCTNSATSIFAGFVIFSVIGFMAHELKVPIESVADEGPGIAFVVYPEALTRLPLSPFWAIIFFLMLLTLGLDTMFATIETIVTSVSDEFPKYLRKHKPLFTLVCCLCFFVLGFPMINESGMYMLQLVDTFAASYSLIIIAIFELIGISYIYGLQRFCEDIEMMIGFQPNKFWRICWAFVTPTILTFILALSLYQWKVMTYEDYTYPTWSMVLGWLMVICSVIWIPIMFVIKMHIAPGSLIERLKLVCSPQPDWGPFLMKHRGERYKNMIDPLGTNSLGLKLPPKDFQLSSQYK from the exons ATGTTGAGACAACCGTCAAACAGTATCCCGCCCCAGCCGTCTGGGGGAGCGGTTGGAGCTACAACTACTAACAAACCGGAGAACGGGAACCCGGTGCCCCAACCGCCGCCTGTAAACGAACGGAAAACTTTTTGTCCATCGGAAAATAAACCGTGCGAAATGGAAGCCAATAAAGCATACGGGACGTTTAAGAACGCCGCTCCTGGACCCCCGTTTGCTCCCGTTAATTCTGCCGTGCGCAAGGATTCCGTCGGTAAAATGGATGGTTCGACCGGTAAAGCCACGTCGGACTTCATGTCTAACAACCAAAGTGCTGTAAGGACCGCGGCGGAGCATAACAACGCCACCGGTGACTGGACCACCATGAGCCAGACCACCATCATCCTGGGTACAGATGGCAATACATCTGTTCTGCCTGGCACGGTGACCGGG gatgatgatgatgatggaggaGATGAGAATAAGGCCCGGGGGAACTGGTCCAACAAACTGGATTTTATTCTGTCCATGGTGGGATATGCCGTGGGTTTGGGAAATGTGTGGAGATTCCCATATCTTGCTTTCCAGAATGGTGGAG GTGCGTTTTTGATACCTTACCTAATTATGTTATGCCTCGCCGGAATACCTATATTTTTGTTGGAGGTGTCTTTGGGTCAGTTCGCCAGCCAAGGCCCGGTGTCAGTGTGGAAAGCGATCCCAGCTCTACAAG GTTGCGGGATTGCCATGTTGATAATATCTGTCTTGATAGCCatatactataatattattatgTGCTGGACATTGTACTACCTGTTCGCTTCGTTGAAGGAGACACTGCCATGGGCCACCTGTAAAAATGAATGGAACACCGTCGAGTGCAAAGACAAAGACATGCTGCTTTTGG ACTCCTGTATACTAAGGGACAGAAACATCACATCAGTCAAGAACACCACATTCTGTTTATCTGCAAATGCTGTCGGAAATTTAAGTAAACTGTTAAATGCCACAGTGGACAATAAAACCTATGTCAGCCCTAGTGAGGAGTATTTCAA GTATAATGTGTTGCATATTTCCAAGGGTATTGAATACCCAGGTGACATCCGTTGGGCCTTGGCTGCTTGTCTTTTTCTGGCCTGGCTTATTGTTTATGCCTCTTTGGCTAAAGGGATCAAGTCCTCAGGGAAG GTGGTGTATTTCACTGCGACGTTCCCCTATGTGGTGTTGGTCATCCTGTTGATCCGAGGGGTCACTCTTCCAGGAGCCGGTTCTGGGATCCTTTACTTCATAACACCCAAATGGGAAAAACTCAATGATGCCAag GTGTGGAAGGATGCTGCTACGCAGATTTTCTTCTCTCTGTCTGCAGCGTGGGGTGGTCTTATAACCCTCTCGTCCTACAATAAGTTCCATAACAACTGTTACAG GGATACTCTCATTGTGACGTGTACTAACAGTGCCACAAGTATATTTGctggttttgtcattttttcagtTATTGGCTTCATGGCTCATGAGCTCAAAGTCCCAATTGAGAGTGTGGCAGATGAAG GTCCGGGAATTGCTTTTGTGGTCTATCCAGAGGCCCTGACTAGGTTGCCCTTGTCACCATTCTGGGCCATCATCTTCTTCCTCATGCTGCTTACACTTGGTCTGGATACTATG tTTGCCACCATAGAAACTATAGTGACGTCTGTTTCTGATGAGTTCCCCAAGTACCTGCGCAAACACAAGCCTCTGTTCACTTTGGTTTGCTGTTTATGCTTTTTTGTGCTGGGTTTCCCCATGATCAATGAG AGTGGAATGTATATGCTTCAGCTGGTAGACACTTTTGCAGCCTCTTATTCTCTGATCATCATTGCCATATTTGAACTGATTGGAATCTCGTACATTTATG GACTACAGCGGTTCTGTGAGGACATTGAGATGATGATTGGGTTCCAGCCAAACAAGTTTTGGAGAATTTGCTGGGCCTTTGTCACACCAACCATTCTCACA TTTATCTTGGCACTAAGTCTGTATCAGTGGAAGGTGATGACATATGAGGATTACACTTATCCGACCTGGTCTATGGTTCTCGGCTGGCTCATGGTCATCTGTTCTGTCATATGGATTCCAATCATGTTTGTTATTAAGATGCACATTGCACCTGGATCGTTAATTGAG CGTCTGAAGTTGGTGTGCTCTCCTCAACCCGACTGGGGTCCGTTCCTGATGAAACACCGCGGGGAACGCTACAAGAACATGATCGACCCTCTGGGCACCAACTCCCTCGGCCTCAAACTTCCCCCCAAAGATTTCCAGCTATCATCCCAATATAAATAA